A genome region from Longimicrobiaceae bacterium includes the following:
- the sulP gene encoding sulfate permease: MLVPKSFTALRSYNRQQLVADTTAGIIVGVVALPLAIAFAIASGVTPDRGLYTAIIAGFLISLLGGSRVQIGGPTGAFVVIVYGIIQQHGIDGLLVATMMAGVMLIALGVAGLGAAIKFIPYPVVTGFTSGIALIIFSSQIKDLLGLQMGEVPAEFFEKWQAYAAHIHTVHWPTVGVAALALAIILLWPRVSRKVPAPFVALIVTTALVRLLGIEVETIGSRFGSISASLPRPSVPDIELATIGTLVGPAVTIALLAAIESLLSAVVADGMIGGKHRSNMELVAQGVANIASPLFGGIPATGAIARTATNINNGGRTPVAGMVHAVVLLLITLFFGKLAAYIPFATLGAILVVVSYHMSEWRSFRAEFRAPRSDLLVLLTTFVLTVAVDLTVAIQVGMVLAAFLFMRRMAEVTNIQAVSREFQEERGDPYLTDIDAARRRAIPPEVQVYEINGPFFFGAAETFKERVSPVKGRPGALIIRMRNVPAVDSTGLHALAELVKRSRREGVRVILSDVHAQPLVAIGRSHLLDELGEENIFGNLDDALNTARAHLGLPPVEPPAGVRPTVAREGARPTAPA; encoded by the coding sequence GTGCTCGTCCCGAAGTCGTTCACCGCGCTCCGGAGCTACAACCGGCAGCAGTTGGTCGCGGATACCACCGCCGGCATCATCGTCGGCGTCGTAGCACTCCCTCTCGCCATCGCCTTCGCGATCGCCAGCGGCGTCACCCCTGATCGCGGACTCTACACCGCCATCATCGCCGGATTCCTCATCTCTCTCCTGGGCGGCAGCCGGGTGCAGATCGGCGGCCCCACGGGCGCTTTCGTCGTCATCGTCTACGGAATCATCCAGCAGCACGGCATCGACGGCCTGCTCGTGGCCACCATGATGGCCGGGGTGATGTTGATCGCACTGGGCGTCGCCGGTCTGGGTGCCGCCATCAAGTTCATCCCCTACCCCGTGGTGACCGGCTTCACCTCAGGGATCGCCCTGATCATCTTCTCCAGCCAGATCAAGGACCTCCTCGGGCTCCAGATGGGCGAGGTGCCCGCTGAGTTCTTCGAGAAGTGGCAGGCGTACGCCGCGCACATCCACACCGTCCACTGGCCGACGGTGGGTGTGGCGGCCCTCGCCCTGGCGATCATCCTTCTCTGGCCACGCGTCAGCCGGAAGGTCCCCGCTCCGTTCGTGGCATTGATCGTCACGACGGCGCTGGTCCGGCTGCTGGGAATCGAGGTGGAGACGATCGGCAGCCGCTTCGGCTCCATCTCCGCTTCCCTGCCCCGGCCATCGGTTCCGGATATCGAACTGGCGACGATCGGCACCCTGGTCGGTCCCGCTGTCACCATCGCACTGCTCGCGGCGATCGAGTCGCTCCTCTCGGCAGTGGTAGCAGACGGGATGATCGGAGGGAAGCACCGCTCGAACATGGAGCTGGTGGCGCAGGGGGTCGCGAACATCGCCAGCCCCCTCTTCGGCGGGATCCCTGCCACCGGCGCCATCGCGCGCACCGCCACCAACATCAACAACGGCGGCCGCACGCCGGTTGCCGGCATGGTGCACGCGGTCGTCCTGCTGTTGATCACGCTCTTCTTCGGAAAGCTCGCCGCCTACATCCCCTTCGCGACGCTGGGAGCCATCCTGGTCGTGGTTTCGTACCACATGTCGGAGTGGCGGTCCTTCCGCGCCGAGTTCAGAGCCCCGCGTAGCGACCTGCTGGTGCTCCTTACCACATTCGTGTTGACCGTAGCGGTGGACCTGACGGTCGCGATCCAGGTGGGAATGGTGCTGGCGGCCTTCCTGTTCATGCGACGGATGGCAGAGGTGACCAACATCCAGGCGGTCAGCCGTGAGTTTCAGGAGGAGCGGGGCGATCCGTACCTGACCGACATCGACGCGGCTCGCCGCCGCGCGATTCCGCCGGAGGTGCAGGTCTACGAGATCAACGGTCCCTTTTTCTTCGGTGCCGCGGAGACGTTCAAGGAGCGGGTGTCACCGGTGAAGGGGCGACCGGGAGCTCTCATCATCCGCATGCGGAACGTGCCCGCGGTCGACTCGACCGGGCTGCACGCCCTGGCCGAGCTGGTGAAGCGGAGCCGACGGGAGGGGGTGAGGGTAATCCTCTCTGACGTCCATGCCCAGCCGCTGGTGGCGATCGGTCGTTCGCACCTGCTCGATGAGCTGGGCGAGGAGAACATCTTCGGAAACCTGGACGACGCGCTCAATACCGCGCGTGCCCACCTCGGCCTGCCGCCGGTGGAGCCTCCCGCCGGGGTGCGCCCCACCGTCGCGCGGGAGGGGGCTCGTCCGACGGCCCCTGCTTGA
- a CDS encoding YciI family protein: MTTAESTAYMLIFRETSPEVYAAMSDSDRRYYLDRWNAWCDELTDAGRMLAGHPLGDAGTIVTGAKGKRPIDGPFAEAKELIGGYFLVTAADLDEATAIAEQCPLLPFGMTVEVRPVAGACHLARSLGWETMREPAAS; this comes from the coding sequence ATGACAACAGCTGAGTCGACTGCGTACATGCTCATCTTCCGCGAGACCTCTCCGGAGGTCTACGCGGCGATGAGCGACAGCGACCGCAGGTATTACCTCGATCGCTGGAATGCCTGGTGCGACGAGTTGACCGACGCCGGGCGGATGCTGGCGGGACATCCGCTCGGTGACGCGGGCACCATCGTCACCGGCGCGAAGGGGAAGCGACCCATCGATGGTCCGTTTGCGGAGGCCAAGGAGCTGATCGGCGGGTACTTCCTCGTGACAGCAGCCGATCTGGACGAGGCGACAGCCATCGCCGAGCAATGCCCGCTCCTGCCGTTTGGAATGACCGTGGAGGTGCGACCGGTAGCCGGCGCGTGCCACCTGGCGCGGTCGCTGGGGTGGGAAACGATGCGTGAGCCGGCCGCGAGCTAG
- a CDS encoding glycosyltransferase, translating to MRVLLSTIGSRGDVQPLVALGLELKDLKQEVRMCVPPDFRDWIEGLGIPAVPIGPELRSAAKAPASSAVPTPEQRRRMMEGTVSAQFDTIAVAAEGCDLILGATALQIAAPSIAEKLGIPYIFAAFCPVVLPSRHHAPPVLRALGDAPAPPAAEYAQLWDQDAKRWNAMWASLLNPHRASLGLAPVSDVRSYVLTERPWLAADPMLAPWPDPEDPAVFQTGAWILPDARPLPAELEAFLGAGEPPVYFGFGSMHAPAGLSRAMIESARALGRRAIVSRGWADLSLPDDQPDCLIVGEVNLQSLFERVAAVVHHGGAGTTTAAARAGTPQVVIPQIYDQHYFAERVQHLGIGAAHAPGSPTTESLTHVLEHALQPEVTARARAFAATVLADGARIAARRLLTYAPSPSVGS from the coding sequence ATGCGCGTGCTGCTCTCGACCATCGGATCCCGTGGCGACGTCCAGCCGTTGGTCGCGCTGGGGCTCGAGTTGAAGGATCTCAAGCAAGAGGTGCGTATGTGCGTGCCGCCCGATTTTCGCGACTGGATCGAGGGCCTCGGCATACCGGCGGTACCGATCGGACCCGAGTTGCGCTCCGCCGCGAAGGCGCCAGCCTCCAGCGCGGTGCCCACGCCTGAGCAACGTCGCCGGATGATGGAGGGCACGGTCAGCGCACAGTTCGATACGATCGCGGTGGCGGCTGAAGGATGCGACCTCATCCTGGGCGCCACGGCATTACAAATCGCGGCGCCCTCCATCGCGGAAAAACTCGGCATCCCCTATATCTTCGCAGCATTCTGCCCCGTTGTGTTGCCCTCGAGGCACCACGCACCCCCGGTACTCAGGGCGCTGGGAGATGCGCCCGCCCCGCCCGCCGCCGAATACGCTCAACTCTGGGATCAGGACGCCAAGCGCTGGAACGCGATGTGGGCCTCTCTCCTCAACCCGCATCGGGCTTCCCTGGGGTTGGCCCCGGTGAGCGACGTGCGCAGCTATGTGCTCACCGAGAGGCCGTGGCTGGCCGCCGACCCGATGCTGGCACCCTGGCCCGACCCGGAGGACCCGGCCGTGTTCCAGACGGGCGCCTGGATTCTGCCGGATGCCCGTCCGCTCCCCGCTGAGCTCGAGGCCTTTCTCGGAGCGGGTGAACCACCGGTCTACTTCGGCTTCGGCAGCATGCACGCCCCGGCAGGACTCAGCCGGGCGATGATCGAATCTGCGCGCGCGCTCGGGCGCCGTGCGATCGTGTCGCGCGGTTGGGCCGACCTCTCCTTGCCGGACGACCAGCCGGACTGTCTGATCGTCGGCGAGGTCAACCTGCAGTCGCTGTTCGAGCGAGTGGCAGCCGTCGTCCATCACGGCGGCGCAGGCACCACCACCGCAGCGGCGCGGGCGGGAACACCTCAGGTGGTCATACCACAGATCTACGATCAGCACTACTTCGCGGAGCGTGTCCAGCACCTCGGTATCGGGGCCGCCCACGCTCCTGGTAGTCCGACTACCGAGTCGCTGACGCACGTACTCGAACACGCCCTTCAGCCGGAAGTGACGGCCCGCGCCCGTGCTTTCGCCGCCACCGTCCTTGCTGACGGCGCCCGGATCGCCGCCCGCCGCCTCCTCACCTATGCACCATCCCCGTCAGTGGGTTCATGA
- a CDS encoding cation transporter yields the protein MTTSTSTLDLTITGMSCDNCVRHVTEALRGVDGVVDATVDLPAGRAKVKYDSMRTDAERLIAAVGRAGYRAAVA from the coding sequence ATGACGACGAGCACCTCGACCCTCGATCTCACCATCACCGGCATGTCGTGCGACAATTGCGTCCGTCACGTTACGGAGGCACTGCGCGGTGTAGACGGAGTGGTCGACGCGACGGTGGATCTCCCGGCGGGTCGCGCGAAGGTGAAGTACGACTCGATGCGGACCGACGCCGAGCGACTGATCGCCGCGGTCGGAAGAGCGGGATACCGGGCCGCCGTGGCCTAG
- a CDS encoding BlaI/MecI/CopY family transcriptional regulator, translated as MTTGLGERELDIMVALWRQGPGTVAEVQARLPIELAYNTVSTILRNLEAKGYVGHTAEGRLFHYHALVSEQTVRGNALSRLVDKLFRGSPLGVVTHMVESQALSPEELRALEEYLDQRLKGLQSASGANMRPGKPKERSGRREE; from the coding sequence ATGACGACGGGACTGGGAGAAAGGGAACTGGACATCATGGTGGCGTTATGGCGCCAGGGGCCGGGCACGGTGGCCGAGGTGCAGGCGCGGCTGCCCATCGAGCTGGCCTACAACACGGTCTCCACGATTCTGCGGAATCTCGAGGCGAAGGGTTACGTCGGTCACACGGCGGAGGGGAGGCTGTTCCACTATCATGCGCTGGTTTCCGAGCAGACGGTGCGCGGCAACGCGCTGTCGCGATTGGTAGACAAGCTGTTTCGTGGGTCGCCATTGGGCGTGGTGACCCACATGGTTGAGAGCCAGGCGCTGTCGCCCGAGGAGCTGCGGGCGCTCGAGGAGTACCTCGACCAGCGCTTGAAGGGACTCCAGTCGGCCAGCGGCGCGAATATGCGGCCAGGCAAGCCGAAGGAGAGGTCGGGGAGGAGAGAAGAATGA
- a CDS encoding M56 family metallopeptidase: MIALWMACSLLVGSLVAAACLLLERIVLAARLPTRAVWVGGMGAMLVATLWAAPIPPRPSAGVEISAVAASSPSATVRVASDFGGPARRWMGQVNRRISVVGERLSGWDRPLLLAWALLAAFFAGVVLHAALEGRRLRRGLQVRRLAGTPVLLTQDVGPSATGIVNPLILVPHWALDLDDERLALLLRHEREHLAARDPLLLLLTLIPIVLMPWHLPLWWMRKRLQLAVEVDCDRRVLRAHPDVRRYAELLLHLVERAPMLSRASVPVATAVAPLRPRPSHLARRITAMTEPQRPRLLLRTIPAMLGLVALAALLPILPRPADAAAQAARDQRAIVRLTKVGVSVSSLPMDIVIYTTGAARVGIGIDEPTLLTDTLRLDRLPAITADVTEGEVHVEIRSPGQISLGGEVSGGPAREVSASGRHIVIMKGAVGIRGAL, encoded by the coding sequence ATGATCGCGCTCTGGATGGCGTGCTCGCTCCTCGTCGGATCTCTCGTCGCTGCCGCCTGCCTGTTGCTCGAGCGGATCGTTCTCGCCGCACGCCTCCCGACGCGCGCCGTCTGGGTGGGCGGAATGGGAGCGATGCTCGTCGCGACCCTCTGGGCGGCTCCGATCCCGCCGCGCCCATCGGCGGGGGTGGAGATTTCAGCGGTAGCCGCGTCCTCGCCATCGGCGACTGTCCGGGTTGCTTCTGATTTCGGCGGCCCTGCTCGTCGGTGGATGGGTCAGGTGAATCGGCGCATCTCTGTCGTCGGGGAACGGCTTTCAGGCTGGGACCGTCCACTTCTGCTGGCGTGGGCTCTCCTGGCGGCTTTCTTCGCGGGTGTCGTCCTCCACGCTGCGCTCGAGGGGCGGCGACTTCGCCGCGGGCTCCAGGTGCGTCGACTGGCGGGCACCCCGGTTCTGCTGACGCAGGACGTCGGGCCGTCCGCAACGGGGATCGTGAACCCGTTGATTCTCGTCCCGCATTGGGCGCTCGACCTCGACGACGAGCGACTCGCGCTGCTCCTTCGGCACGAGCGCGAACACCTTGCCGCCAGGGATCCTCTTCTCCTGCTGCTGACCCTCATCCCGATCGTGCTGATGCCGTGGCACCTTCCGCTGTGGTGGATGCGGAAGCGCCTGCAGCTCGCGGTCGAGGTCGACTGTGACCGGCGTGTTCTACGGGCTCATCCCGATGTCCGGCGCTACGCCGAGCTGCTCCTGCACCTCGTGGAGCGGGCCCCGATGCTTTCCCGCGCCAGTGTTCCCGTCGCCACTGCGGTCGCTCCCCTGCGTCCGCGTCCCTCTCACCTTGCCCGGAGGATCACCGCCATGACCGAACCCCAACGGCCCCGCCTGCTGCTCCGCACAATCCCGGCGATGCTGGGGCTCGTAGCCCTCGCTGCGCTCCTGCCGATCCTTCCGCGCCCGGCGGACGCCGCTGCACAAGCAGCACGGGACCAGCGCGCAATCGTTCGGCTGACCAAGGTAGGTGTGAGCGTCTCGTCCCTACCGATGGATATCGTAATCTATACGACCGGTGCGGCGCGGGTGGGGATCGGCATCGACGAGCCAACCCTTCTGACGGATACGCTTCGGCTGGACAGGTTGCCCGCGATCACCGCGGACGTGACCGAGGGCGAGGTGCACGTCGAGATCAGAAGCCCCGGTCAGATCAGCCTGGGCGGAGAGGTGAGTGGTGGCCCGGCCCGCGAGGTATCGGCCAGCGGGCGGCACATCGTGATCATGAAGGGTGCGGTGGGTATCCGGGGCGCACTGTGA
- a CDS encoding acyl-CoA dehydrogenase encodes MSGPELSSAGAPLTVLSEDEQMIRDAVREFASEQVAPRVRAMDEAQAIDPELIPGFFELGLMGIEIPEEYGGLGSSFFTAVVVVEELSRVDASVGVFVDVQNTLVNNALLRWGSDDLKGRYLPQLASEKVGAYALSEAGSGSDAFALATRAVEADGGYRLTGRKLWITNGAEASIYVIFANVDPSAGYRGITAFIVEREFEGFSIGKKEDKLGIRASSTCELILEDVFVPRENVLGEVGKGYRTAIETLNEGRIGIGAQMIGLSAGALEATLRYVREREQFGKPIAEFQAVQFQLAQLATELEAARLMVYNAARLKDAGLPFLREAAMAKLYSSEVAQRITSACIDLHGGYGFTREYPVEKFYRDAKIGTIYEGTSNMQLQTIAKDLLR; translated from the coding sequence ATGTCCGGTCCCGAGCTCTCGAGCGCGGGCGCACCGCTGACGGTGCTCAGCGAAGACGAACAGATGATCCGCGACGCGGTGCGGGAGTTCGCGAGCGAGCAGGTGGCGCCGCGGGTCCGCGCGATGGACGAGGCGCAGGCGATTGACCCCGAGTTGATCCCGGGCTTCTTCGAGCTCGGCCTGATGGGGATCGAAATTCCCGAGGAATATGGGGGGCTGGGTAGCTCCTTCTTCACCGCGGTGGTGGTGGTCGAGGAGCTGTCGCGCGTGGACGCGAGCGTAGGCGTGTTCGTGGACGTGCAGAACACCCTGGTCAACAACGCCCTGCTGCGCTGGGGCTCGGACGACCTGAAGGGGCGCTATCTCCCGCAGCTCGCCTCCGAGAAGGTCGGCGCCTACGCGTTGTCGGAGGCGGGATCGGGATCCGACGCCTTCGCGCTCGCGACGCGGGCGGTCGAAGCGGATGGAGGCTACCGCCTGACCGGTAGAAAGCTCTGGATCACCAACGGGGCCGAGGCTTCGATCTACGTGATCTTCGCCAACGTCGACCCGTCGGCCGGCTACCGGGGGATCACGGCGTTCATCGTCGAGCGGGAGTTCGAGGGGTTCAGCATCGGCAAGAAGGAGGACAAGCTCGGCATCCGGGCCTCCTCGACGTGCGAGCTGATCCTGGAGGACGTCTTTGTCCCGCGGGAGAACGTGCTGGGAGAGGTGGGGAAGGGGTACCGCACCGCCATCGAGACGCTGAACGAGGGCCGCATCGGCATCGGCGCCCAGATGATCGGGCTGAGCGCCGGTGCGCTCGAGGCGACCCTGCGGTACGTGAGAGAGAGAGAGCAGTTCGGCAAACCGATCGCCGAATTCCAGGCAGTGCAGTTCCAGCTGGCGCAGCTGGCCACCGAGCTCGAGGCGGCGCGGCTGATGGTCTACAACGCCGCGCGTCTGAAGGACGCGGGGCTACCCTTCCTGCGCGAGGCCGCGATGGCCAAGCTCTATAGCTCCGAGGTCGCGCAGCGGATCACCTCTGCCTGCATCGACCTGCACGGCGGCTACGGCTTCACCCGCGAGTACCCGGTGGAGAAATTCTACCGCGACGCGAAGATCGGGACGATCTACGAGGGGACCAGCAACATGCAGCTGCAGACGATCGCGAAGGATCTGCTGCGGTAG
- a CDS encoding glycosyltransferase family 4 protein encodes MRILFVSHTFPLEGEPLSNVGGMQRLAVEQEIALASHPDVELTSLVLRSSSRWTELRTGPFLLRLLWEIPRIVRSAAVDVVLFSSMVTAALAPLLKPRLRGTRVKLAATPVGRDVTLPNPAYQRLVPRIFSALDLVLPISRATAEECLSRGLAPEKLRIVPCGVDPSRFPPVENRSATRAELLAALKLVGGAPIPEGALLLCSVGRHQERKGFHWFVEHVMPRLPEDVVYLLGGSGPMTPRIQEIVRHRNLRDRVRVLGRISEEMLLTLFRGADLFVMPNIPVPGDMEGFGVVMLEAGLCGLPILAADLEGIRDVVRDGENGMLLPAGDADAFARAIESFRHNPGRLEAASRSSVQATLSRFSWEVVVEQYLEALRPLNSTTGALAPG; translated from the coding sequence ATGAGGATTCTCTTCGTCAGCCACACCTTTCCGCTCGAGGGGGAGCCGCTCTCCAACGTCGGGGGGATGCAGCGCCTGGCGGTGGAGCAGGAGATCGCCCTCGCCTCTCACCCGGATGTGGAGCTGACCTCGCTCGTGCTGCGCAGCTCCTCCCGCTGGACCGAGCTACGCACCGGGCCTTTCCTCCTGCGCCTGCTCTGGGAAATTCCACGCATCGTGCGAAGCGCAGCCGTCGACGTCGTGCTCTTCTCCTCGATGGTCACGGCGGCACTGGCTCCGCTCCTCAAGCCACGCCTCAGAGGCACACGGGTGAAGCTCGCCGCCACGCCCGTCGGACGAGACGTCACCCTGCCCAACCCGGCCTACCAGCGGCTGGTCCCGCGCATCTTTTCGGCGTTGGATCTGGTCCTCCCCATCAGCCGTGCGACCGCGGAGGAGTGTCTGTCCCGTGGGCTCGCCCCCGAGAAGCTGCGGATCGTGCCGTGCGGAGTGGATCCCTCGCGGTTTCCGCCGGTCGAGAACCGCTCCGCGACGAGGGCGGAGCTGCTCGCTGCGCTCAAGCTAGTAGGTGGGGCTCCGATCCCCGAAGGGGCGCTCCTGCTCTGCAGCGTGGGACGACACCAGGAGCGCAAGGGCTTCCACTGGTTCGTCGAGCACGTCATGCCGCGCCTTCCCGAGGACGTCGTCTATCTGCTGGGCGGCTCCGGTCCGATGACTCCGCGAATCCAGGAGATCGTGCGGCATCGCAATCTCCGGGACCGCGTGCGGGTGCTCGGCCGGATCTCGGAGGAGATGCTTCTCACCCTCTTCCGTGGGGCGGATCTGTTCGTGATGCCGAACATTCCCGTGCCTGGCGACATGGAGGGATTCGGAGTGGTGATGCTGGAGGCCGGGCTTTGTGGCCTTCCCATCCTCGCTGCCGACCTCGAGGGAATCCGCGACGTCGTTCGCGATGGGGAGAACGGCATGCTCCTCCCCGCGGGCGATGCGGACGCGTTCGCCCGCGCGATCGAGAGCTTCCGTCACAATCCCGGCAGGCTCGAAGCCGCATCCCGATCGTCCGTGCAGGCGACCCTGAGTCGTTTCTCCTGGGAGGTGGTGGTGGAGCAGTACCTGGAGGCGTTGCGCCCTCTGAACAGCACAACCGGTGCGCTGGCGCCGGGTTGA
- a CDS encoding molybdopterin oxidoreductase family protein: MSALPLLKNGVVRSACPHDCPDTCAMLVRVEDGRAVDVRGDPAHPVTQGFLCAKVNRYLERTYHPDRLTRPLRRVGPKGEGRFEPASWDEALDDIARRLGEVIDRFGPQAILPYSYAGTMGLVQGSSMDRRFFHRLGASLLARTICAAAGTEGWRHTYGDRVGPTPEEAEHARLILLWGTNTLTSNPHLWPALRRARERGARLIAIDPIRTRTAAQCDLHLPIRPGTDAALALGMMHVILAEGLEDRDYLERYAHGWERLADHVSGWTPVETARVTGLDADSVVSLAREYAQTRPTFIRLNYGMQRHAGGGSAVRAVSLLPALTGAWRDVGGGATLSTSGAFRGIAAAKLERPDWIPPGTRTINMIRLGEALTLPDAGVGGPPVKALVVYNSNPGAVAPERGRVCEGLRREDLFTVVLEHFQTDTADYADWVLPATTQLEHWDLHTSYGHVYLTLNRPAIQPIGECLPNSEIFRRLAARMGLNDPAFRDDDLELIRQALDTTHLAFEGITLDRLLKDGWVRMRVDQPFAPFRDPARFNTPTGKIQFEAPELAAFGLDPLPTYVPPAELRAADESDGEGEPYPLMLISPPEHQFLNSTFANVPALRKAAGPPRVWLHPDDAAARAIRTGDEVRVHNARGSFTALARVTVEVRRGVAASFGVRWARYSPEGKTVNNTTSLAESDLGGGARFYDNAVEVELASPRESTHAERGADAGRPSDPERLAPASLPTGAGSAAS, from the coding sequence ATGAGCGCTCTTCCCCTGCTGAAGAACGGCGTTGTTCGCAGCGCATGTCCCCACGACTGTCCCGACACCTGCGCCATGCTGGTGCGGGTCGAAGACGGGCGCGCGGTAGACGTGCGGGGAGACCCTGCACATCCCGTAACCCAGGGCTTCCTCTGCGCCAAGGTCAACCGCTACCTCGAGCGGACCTACCACCCGGATAGGCTCACGCGACCGCTGCGACGGGTTGGACCGAAGGGAGAGGGCCGCTTCGAGCCCGCGAGCTGGGATGAAGCGCTGGACGACATCGCCCGGCGACTGGGCGAGGTGATCGACCGCTTTGGTCCCCAGGCGATCCTTCCCTACTCCTATGCGGGGACGATGGGGCTGGTGCAGGGGTCGTCGATGGACCGACGCTTCTTCCACCGACTGGGGGCCAGCTTACTGGCGCGGACTATCTGCGCGGCTGCGGGCACCGAGGGTTGGCGCCACACCTACGGAGACCGCGTTGGACCCACCCCGGAGGAGGCCGAGCACGCTCGGTTGATCCTGCTCTGGGGGACGAACACGCTGACCTCGAACCCGCACCTGTGGCCGGCGCTGCGCCGGGCGCGCGAGCGGGGGGCACGCCTGATCGCTATCGACCCCATCCGCACCCGTACGGCCGCGCAGTGCGACCTGCACCTGCCCATCCGCCCCGGCACCGACGCCGCGCTCGCCCTGGGGATGATGCACGTCATCCTCGCGGAAGGACTGGAAGACCGTGACTACCTGGAGCGATACGCGCACGGGTGGGAGCGGCTCGCGGACCACGTTAGCGGCTGGACGCCCGTCGAGACTGCGCGGGTCACCGGTCTGGATGCCGATAGCGTAGTTTCGCTGGCGCGGGAGTACGCTCAGACCCGACCCACCTTCATCCGCCTGAACTACGGAATGCAGCGTCACGCGGGCGGTGGGAGCGCTGTCCGTGCGGTCTCGCTCCTGCCGGCGCTCACGGGGGCGTGGCGAGACGTCGGCGGTGGCGCGACGCTGTCGACCTCAGGCGCGTTCCGGGGGATCGCGGCGGCGAAGCTGGAGAGACCGGACTGGATCCCTCCGGGCACGCGCACGATCAACATGATCCGCCTGGGCGAGGCACTCACCCTGCCGGATGCGGGAGTGGGCGGACCTCCAGTGAAGGCGCTGGTCGTGTACAACTCCAATCCAGGCGCGGTGGCCCCCGAGCGCGGGAGGGTCTGCGAGGGGCTGAGGCGGGAGGACCTCTTCACGGTCGTGCTCGAGCACTTCCAGACCGACACCGCCGACTACGCGGACTGGGTGCTGCCCGCGACCACCCAGTTGGAGCACTGGGATCTGCACACATCGTACGGGCACGTCTATCTCACCCTGAACCGGCCCGCCATCCAGCCGATCGGCGAATGTCTGCCCAACAGCGAGATCTTCCGCCGCCTGGCCGCGCGCATGGGGCTCAACGATCCCGCCTTCCGGGACGACGATCTGGAGCTCATCCGCCAGGCGCTGGACACGACCCATCTCGCGTTCGAGGGCATCACCCTGGACCGGCTGCTGAAAGACGGGTGGGTCCGCATGCGGGTCGATCAGCCCTTCGCGCCCTTCAGAGATCCCGCCCGCTTCAACACTCCCACGGGGAAGATCCAGTTCGAAGCTCCTGAGCTCGCGGCCTTCGGCCTCGATCCGCTGCCTACCTACGTGCCGCCTGCCGAGCTGCGCGCCGCGGATGAGAGTGACGGCGAGGGCGAGCCCTATCCGCTGATGCTGATCTCGCCACCCGAGCACCAGTTCCTGAACTCGACCTTCGCGAACGTGCCGGCACTCCGCAAAGCCGCCGGTCCGCCGCGCGTGTGGCTGCATCCGGACGACGCCGCCGCGCGCGCGATCCGGACCGGCGACGAAGTGCGCGTGCACAACGCGCGGGGCAGCTTCACCGCCCTGGCGCGGGTGACCGTCGAGGTGCGCCGAGGAGTCGCGGCCTCGTTCGGCGTTCGTTGGGCACGCTACTCTCCTGAGGGGAAGACGGTAAACAACACCACCTCTCTAGCGGAGAGCGATCTGGGAGGTGGGGCGCGCTTCTACGACAACGCGGTCGAGGTGGAGCTCGCCTCGCCACGGGAGAGCACACACGCCGAGCGCGGCGCTGACGCGGGGCGACCTTCGGATCCGGAGCGACTCGCCCCCGCTTCCCTGCCCACCGGAGCCGGGAGCGCTGCCTCGTAG